A genomic window from Scomber scombrus chromosome 18, fScoSco1.1, whole genome shotgun sequence includes:
- the e4f1 gene encoding transcription factor E4F1 produces the protein MNVENNHTAETETEQTRNGTETITIETTLGDEDEDVHKCGRCQSEFSTLEAFIQHKLHQSCRREATSQDAPKQVAAANVTPSAEVKTVESSSSDEPVKTNPNDESSSQLGRGRRKKIAALKVTEQSDGTEGSISDNADSDKLIYKVNQEGRYICQLCEKTFKTTNILRTHMKTHSDQKNFSCELCDTSFRTKGSLIRHNRRHTDERPYRCTLCGQSFRESGALTRHLKALTPCTEKIRFVQYKEILVSKDGVQKGVEADHAAVAGQQEVVVVEQQSEQQEVVEAQTAVVSVVEAGSQEVLHQVHFTMEVDGTTQEQQVVVEQSQAEALAAAAAAGDSLICQAIINSGIALGTEEAVVEETSQATEEINKVVTDCPDADENITEIQVKEEFVEMEAEEAGDGDDQSCIKLYTCPHCSRSFKGLNYFRFHVKGHYGYKPFKCTLCHREFLSGYLLKKHMELHVSERRYKCGECGKLYKTIGHVREHMRAHSDERPYHCVRCNKGYKTKNALQVHQRTHGDEKPYVCQFCLRGFREKGSLVRHIRHHTGEKPFKCTKCGRGFAEHGTLNRHMRAKGGCHKDDSSEQQQGEVTEEQTSVDSLATAAIISEDPHAVLVEFSSVVADTQEYIIKTQTDEQVQEEEVTLIQDSENEMGNHIMKVVQRIVSQSQGAGGTGSHQIIVRNVAMNEEGASISDCGDTITIATPESLTEQVAMTLASAISDGTLLATAGTVETPDGTVTMVTTEEVVQDGIQMVQQQEEYVITSPEEVEIQTVIV, from the exons GTTGCTGCAGCCAACGTAACCCCTTCTGCAGAGGTGAAAACAGTGGAAAGTTCATCTTCAGATGAGCCCGTGAAGACCAACCCTAACG ATGAAAGCAGTAGTCAGCTGGGTCGAGGCCGCAGGAAGAAAATTGCTGCGTTAAAAGTCACTGAGCAGTCAGATGGAACTGAGGGATCCATATCCGACAATGCCGACAGTGACAAACTCATTTACAAAGTCAACCAAGAGGGTCGCTACATTTGCCAACTCTgtgaaaagacatttaaaacg ACCAACATCCTGAGAACTCACATGAAAACTCACAGCGACCAGAAGAACTTCTCATGTGAACTGTGTGATACCTCCTTTCGCACTAAAGGTTCCCTTATTCGTCACAACCGTCGTCACACTG ATGAGCGGCCGTATCGCTGCACCCTGTGTGGCCAGTCCTTTAGAGAGTCAGGTGCCCTCACCAGACACCTTAAGGCTCTCACACCCTGCACAGAAAAGATCCGCTTCGTTCAGTACAAGGAGATCCTGGTCAGCAAGGATGGAGTACAGAAAG GAGTTGAAGCTGATCATGCTGCAGTGGCCGGCCAGCAAGAGGTGGTGGTTGTGGAGCAGCAGTCAGAGCAGCAGGAGGTGGTGGAGGCTCAGACTGCTGTCGTCAGTGTGGTAGAGGCTGGCTCCCAAGAGGTCCTCCATCAGGTCCACTTTACTATGGAGGTGGATGGCACAACGCAGGAACAACAG GTGGTGGTGGAGCAGTCTCAGGCAGAAGCCCTGGCTGCAGCCGCAGCAGCAGGCGACAGTCTCATCTGCCAGGCCATCATCAACTCTGGCATTGCACTGGGGACAGAGGAAGCAGTGGTCGAGGAGACCTCACAGGCAACTGAGGAGATAAATAAAGTGGTCACCGACTGTCCTGATGCCGATGAGAATATCACAGAGATCCAGGTTAAAGAAGAGTTTGTGGAGATGGAGGCAGAG gAAGCAGGTGATGGAGATGATCAGTCATGCATAAAATTGTACACATGTCCACACTGTAGTCGCTCTTTCAAGGGCCTGAACTATTTCCGGTTCCATGTCAAGGGCCATTATG GTTACAAGCCCTTTAAGTGCACTCTGTGCCACAGGGAGTTTCTGAGTGGTTACCTGCTTAAGAAACACATGGAACTGCATGTCAGTGAGAGGAGATAcaagtgtggagagtgtggcaAGCTGTACAAAACCATCGGTCATGTGCGTGAACATATGAGGGCCCACTCTGATGAAAGACCTTACCACTGTGTCAGATGCAACAAGGGGTATAAGACTAAG AATGCTTTGCAGGTGCATCAGCGGACTCATGGGGATGAGAAACCTTACGTTTGTCAGTTTTGCTTAAGAGGCTTCAGAGAGAAAGGTTCTCTGGTGCGACATATCCGCCATCACACCGGAGAAAAACCTTTCAAGTGCACAAAGTGTGGCCGGGGTTTTGCTGAGCATGGGACCCTCAATCGACACATGCGTGCAAAAG GAGGCTGCCACAAGGACGATTCCAGCGAGCAGCAGCAGGGTGAGGTAACAGAGGAGCAGACATCAGTGGACAGCCTCGCTACAGCAGCCATCATCTCAGAGGATCCTCATGCTGTCCTGGTGGAGTTCTCCTCTGTGGTGGCAGACACACAGGAGTACATCATCAAG ACTCAAACAGACGAGCAAGTGCAGGAAGAGGAGGTTACACTCATTCAAGACAGCGAAAATGAG ATGGGCAACCACATCATGAAAGTGGTGCAGAGAATTGTCAGCCAGTCACAAGGTGCCGGCGGCACAGGCAGCCATCAGATCATTGTGCGCAACGTTGCGATGAACGAGGAGGGCGCATCCATCTCCGACTGTGGCGACACCATCACCATCGCTACACCGGAGAGCCTGACGGAGCAGGTGGCCATGACACTGGCCTCCGCCATCAGTGATGGCACACTCCTGGCCACAGCTGGCACTGTGGAGACACCAGACGGAACAGTTACTATGGTTACGACAGAGGAAGTGGTGCAGGATGGAATACAGATGGTGCAGCAGCAAGAGGAATATGTCATCACCTCTCCAGAGGAGGTGGAGATTCAGACTGTCATTGTGTGA